Proteins encoded together in one Papaver somniferum cultivar HN1 unplaced genomic scaffold, ASM357369v1 unplaced-scaffold_21, whole genome shotgun sequence window:
- the LOC113339490 gene encoding uncharacterized protein LOC113339490 produces the protein MLSTADIVLSNDIDLLNPKPDLEKRRHKLKLCDGTFFPSLHDEMSAIVGCFNRRAQNLLQVHLSSGFRKYFTWIKRKLVKGNHVAMVEEGKKGLLHIFAGYAVGGGHVLHMVCDLTIAADNAVFGQTGPKVGSLDAGYGSSIMSRLVGPKKAREMWFLARFYNASEAEKMGLVNVVVPISAVTATFLLQEGFATLLFTPT, from the exons ATGCTATCAACGGCTGATATC GTTCTCTCAAATGATATCGATCTGTTGAATCCAAAACCTGATTTGGAGAAGAGGAGGCACAAGCTTAAGC TTTGTGATGGGACATTCTTTCCGTCTCTCCACGATGAGATGTCTGCAATTGTGGGTTGTTTCAACCGGCGTGCACAGAACCTGCTACAAGTTCATTTATCTTCGGGTTTCAGAAAGTATTTTACATGGATTAAGAGAAAACTTGTGAAAGGAAATCACGTTGCTATGGTTGAAGAAGGCAAAAAAGGTTTACTACATATCTTTGCAGGTTATGCGGTTGGAGGAGGACATGTATTGCATATGGTTTGTGATTTAACAATAGCTGCTGACAATGCCGTTTTTGGCCAGACAGGTCCAAAG GTTGGAAGTCTTGACGCAGGTTATGGAAGTTCCATCATGTCTCGTTTG GTCGGGCCGAAAAAAGCACGTGAAATGTGGTTTCTAGCTCGATTTTACAATGCTTCTGAAGCAGAGAAGATGGGGCTAGTGAACGTCGTAGTACCG ATTTCGGCAGTGACAGCGACATTTCTTCTGCAAGAAGGTTTTGCCACTTTACTTTTTACCCCAACATGA